A single region of the Endozoicomonas sp. NE40 genome encodes:
- a CDS encoding 3'-5' exonuclease: MTVYIDTETTGLNHSDEVVEIAIIDDHQTLLNTLVKPVRATAWPEAQAIHGISPNDVKDAPAYDDIRSKIHELVAGHDVIIYNAGYDSMFLEDELKAAKSVQCCMLKYSRHYGEWDDYRDDYRWQKLTAAARHIGYRWEGTAHRALADTMATRAVWQYLEYQDGLTSG, from the coding sequence ATGACCGTCTACATCGACACTGAAACAACAGGCCTGAATCACAGTGATGAGGTTGTTGAGATTGCCATCATTGATGACCATCAAACCTTGCTGAACACACTGGTTAAACCGGTACGAGCAACAGCATGGCCGGAAGCTCAGGCTATACACGGCATATCGCCTAATGACGTTAAGGATGCTCCAGCATACGACGATATTCGGTCAAAAATACATGAGCTGGTGGCCGGTCATGATGTAATTATTTACAACGCCGGTTACGACAGCATGTTCCTGGAAGATGAGCTTAAAGCAGCAAAGAGTGTGCAGTGCTGTATGCTGAAATATTCTCGGCACTATGGCGAGTGGGATGACTATCGTGATGATTACCGTTGGCAAAAGCTGACCGCCGCCGCCCGTCATATTGGTTATCGCTGGGAAGGTACTGCACACAGGGCTCTTGCGGACACAATGGCAACCCGAGCTGTTTGGCAATATCTTGAATATCAGGACGGGCTAACCAGTGGCTAA
- a CDS encoding single-stranded DNA-binding protein — MGRGVNKVFLIGHTGNVPELRATTNGTPVMNFNLATSESWIDKQTGNRQDRTEWHRVVVIGKLAEVLAPMIGKGSKLYVEGKLQTRQWKDQQGMDRYTTEINARDIQLLDPNPNQAGGYQQQAAPQQYADKSTEEFWEG; from the coding sequence ATGGGTAGAGGCGTAAATAAGGTATTTCTGATTGGACATACCGGCAACGTACCAGAGCTGAGAGCGACGACCAACGGCACGCCGGTTATGAACTTCAACCTGGCAACGTCAGAAAGCTGGATCGATAAGCAGACGGGCAACCGGCAGGATCGTACTGAATGGCATCGGGTTGTTGTTATCGGGAAGCTGGCCGAGGTGTTGGCGCCGATGATCGGCAAGGGCTCTAAATTATACGTCGAGGGTAAGCTACAAACCCGGCAATGGAAGGATCAACAGGGCATGGATCGCTACACGACAGAGATTAATGCCAGGGATATCCAGTTGTTAGACCCGAACCCTAATCAGGCAGGCGGCTATCAGCAACAGGCAGCACCGCAACAATATGCGGACAAGAGTACAGAGGAATTCTGGGAGGGGTAG